Proteins encoded in a region of the Vibrio sp. CB1-14 genome:
- a CDS encoding efflux RND transporter periplasmic adaptor subunit, translating into MNSKFTLLVVITGLLSGCGKEPPPVPEPESRPAKLFSVAVGNSQFERTFPATSEAGDKAVLAFRVPGQLEEIAVRSGQRVTKGDFLAGLNPDEYQQLEKQAQANFRLADVQYQRALKLRKEQVVSEQDFDQAKANMNSARANWSQAKANLSYTRLLAPYDGTISIIPADNYEYIQAKEGVMNIQSNQLLKVNFQLPDTLLNRFQGGAEVEATMTFDAHPSSGYELTFQEIDTEADPKTGSYKVTMVMERPSDVGILPGMAGQVLVVAKSSAATVIPTSALFMEGEKQCVWRVNEQGIVEKVAVELNDKRQVISGLNNGDQIVISGVQGIDAGIKVREWIKERGL; encoded by the coding sequence ATGAATAGTAAGTTTACCTTGCTGGTGGTTATCACTGGCCTTCTCAGTGGGTGTGGTAAGGAGCCGCCTCCCGTTCCCGAGCCCGAATCTCGCCCCGCTAAGCTTTTCTCCGTTGCTGTCGGCAACAGCCAATTTGAACGTACTTTTCCTGCCACATCGGAAGCGGGAGATAAAGCAGTGCTAGCGTTTCGTGTTCCAGGACAACTTGAAGAAATTGCCGTTCGCTCAGGCCAGCGAGTCACCAAAGGGGATTTCTTAGCTGGACTCAATCCGGATGAATATCAGCAGCTTGAAAAACAAGCACAAGCTAACTTCCGTTTGGCGGATGTGCAATATCAACGAGCTTTGAAGCTTCGCAAAGAGCAAGTGGTGTCCGAACAGGACTTTGACCAAGCTAAGGCAAACATGAATTCTGCTCGTGCCAACTGGTCGCAAGCGAAAGCAAATCTAAGCTATACGCGATTGCTCGCGCCCTACGATGGCACTATCTCCATTATTCCCGCGGACAATTATGAATACATCCAGGCCAAAGAAGGCGTGATGAACATTCAGTCCAATCAGCTTCTCAAAGTGAACTTCCAACTGCCAGATACGCTCCTTAATCGCTTCCAAGGCGGTGCAGAGGTGGAAGCGACGATGACATTTGATGCTCACCCATCCAGTGGCTATGAGCTGACGTTCCAAGAAATTGATACAGAGGCGGATCCGAAAACTGGCTCGTATAAAGTCACCATGGTCATGGAGCGCCCAAGTGATGTGGGGATTCTGCCCGGTATGGCGGGTCAAGTTCTCGTTGTGGCAAAAAGTAGCGCCGCGACGGTGATACCAACATCAGCATTATTTATGGAAGGCGAAAAGCAGTGTGTATGGCGTGTGAATGAGCAAGGTATTGTTGAAAAAGTAGCGGTAGAGCTTAATGACAAGCGCCAAGTGATCAGTGGACTCAATAATGGCGACCAAATCGTTATTTCCGGGGTGCAAGGCATCGATGCTGGTATCAAGGTTCGCGAATGGATCAAAGAGAGAGGGCTCTAG
- a CDS encoding efflux RND transporter periplasmic adaptor subunit, with protein sequence MKLHTLTALLIGATLVGCSKPEVGERNEAPKVRVAEIGRTELKSRLYFPALASAADRSHLSFRVAGEINSIDLKEGDFVNRGDVLAALEPTDYQLAVDNAQARYSVINSQYRRSSPLVKKGLLAQSQFDEIAAQRAYARAELDLAKLRLSFTELKAPVDGIISRVSAEKFENVQIGQQVVNIHSVEEVEVVVQMPDSFSLNQPKHKDISDVEALVRVPSGNEYTASLKEFTTEPDPALGTFTATLVLPMPENEFILDGMAVDVTSKAKDVGINFGVGVSVPIEAVFNQDGDSLAANEKFVWVVNGDSTVTKQKVTTGKVSQSTIQILNGLEQSQQIVIAGIARLREGMKVEVLPQEAK encoded by the coding sequence ATGAAGTTACACACTCTTACAGCTCTTTTGATTGGAGCGACGCTTGTCGGTTGCAGTAAACCGGAAGTCGGTGAACGCAACGAGGCGCCAAAAGTTCGCGTGGCAGAAATCGGTCGTACTGAGCTGAAAAGTCGACTCTATTTCCCTGCGTTAGCGAGTGCGGCAGACCGTTCTCATTTGAGTTTTCGCGTAGCAGGCGAGATAAACTCAATCGATCTTAAAGAAGGAGACTTTGTTAATCGCGGTGATGTATTGGCGGCATTAGAGCCTACTGATTATCAGCTCGCGGTTGATAATGCTCAGGCACGTTATAGCGTCATCAATAGTCAATATCGCCGCTCTAGCCCGTTGGTAAAAAAAGGGCTGTTGGCACAGTCGCAATTTGATGAGATAGCGGCGCAGCGTGCCTATGCGCGGGCGGAGCTGGATCTTGCCAAACTTCGCTTATCGTTCACTGAACTAAAAGCTCCTGTGGATGGCATCATTTCACGTGTCTCTGCGGAGAAGTTTGAAAATGTTCAAATTGGGCAACAAGTGGTGAATATTCACAGTGTTGAAGAGGTGGAAGTGGTCGTGCAAATGCCAGACAGCTTCTCACTCAATCAGCCGAAGCATAAAGATATTTCCGATGTAGAAGCGCTGGTCAGAGTGCCTTCTGGCAATGAATACACCGCATCGCTGAAAGAATTTACCACAGAGCCAGATCCTGCACTTGGCACCTTCACCGCAACCTTGGTGTTACCGATGCCAGAGAATGAATTCATTCTTGATGGGATGGCAGTGGATGTAACATCGAAAGCGAAAGATGTAGGGATCAACTTTGGTGTTGGCGTGAGCGTACCTATCGAAGCGGTCTTCAATCAAGATGGTGACAGCTTAGCGGCGAATGAGAAATTTGTCTGGGTTGTGAATGGTGATAGTACGGTGACAAAACAAAAAGTGACCACAGGCAAAGTGTCTCAATCGACTATTCAGATCCTTAATGGGCTTGAGCAGTCGCAGCAGATTGTCATTGCAGGGATTGCGAGGCTTAGAGAAGGCATGAAGGTTGAAGTATTGCCGCAGGAGGCGAAGTAA
- the pspB gene encoding envelope stress response membrane protein PspB — MSTFLIAGPLIVFLIFVAPLWLFLHYRSKRKADNGLSEQEFQKLQSLSQRAEKMQARVDNLERILDAEAPNWRQTYDS, encoded by the coding sequence ATGTCGACTTTTTTAATTGCGGGTCCATTAATTGTCTTTCTGATTTTTGTCGCACCGCTGTGGCTTTTTCTCCACTACCGCAGCAAACGCAAAGCCGATAATGGATTATCTGAGCAAGAGTTTCAGAAATTGCAGTCTTTGTCGCAGCGAGCTGAAAAGATGCAAGCTCGTGTTGACAACTTAGAACGAATTCTAGATGCAGAGGCACCAAACTGGAGGCAAACTTATGACTCATAG
- a CDS encoding LysR substrate-binding domain-containing protein produces the protein MVAIHNRQQLLSLLHTFSVAARHLSFTLAADELFVTQGGVSQRIKKLEDLLGFSLFVRKTRKLELTPEGQRVLMMLNLSFETIFSEISDIQTGELSGELYIATSPYFASAWLMPRLPDFKARYPKLAIKLQAKQNQSDFQFEPYDAAIFYSEGHYPNQFSERLFAGVRTPLCSPDYARRLGLDLDLDTNMDDGLETLAKANFIHSGDSSAWHRWLQAMGASVDCQQHCDYYSDNRLAMDAAVLSMGVVLGRLEFAQNQVEEGTLVAPFAKLASGKGYDLVCPKGMENRAKFTAFSRWVKDHITVT, from the coding sequence ATAGTGGCTATTCACAATCGTCAGCAGTTATTGTCATTGCTGCACACATTTAGTGTCGCAGCCCGCCACCTCAGTTTTACTCTCGCGGCGGATGAACTGTTTGTTACCCAAGGCGGTGTCAGTCAGCGAATCAAGAAGCTCGAAGATTTATTGGGGTTCAGCTTGTTCGTGCGAAAAACGCGAAAGCTTGAGCTGACGCCCGAGGGGCAACGCGTACTGATGATGCTCAACCTATCGTTTGAGACCATTTTCTCCGAGATCTCTGATATTCAAACCGGTGAACTGTCAGGTGAACTGTATATCGCAACCTCACCTTATTTCGCTTCCGCTTGGTTAATGCCAAGATTACCCGATTTTAAAGCTCGCTATCCGAAACTTGCCATTAAACTGCAAGCCAAACAGAATCAATCCGACTTTCAGTTTGAACCCTACGATGCGGCTATTTTCTACAGTGAGGGTCACTACCCTAACCAATTCAGCGAGCGGTTATTTGCGGGAGTAAGAACGCCGCTGTGCAGTCCTGATTATGCTAGGCGTCTGGGTTTGGATCTGGACTTAGATACCAATATGGATGATGGGTTAGAGACTCTCGCTAAGGCCAATTTTATTCATAGCGGCGACAGCAGTGCTTGGCATCGGTGGCTGCAAGCCATGGGCGCATCGGTGGACTGTCAGCAGCATTGTGATTATTACAGCGACAACCGTCTTGCGATGGATGCGGCAGTGCTCTCAATGGGCGTGGTGCTCGGGCGATTGGAGTTCGCTCAGAATCAAGTGGAAGAAGGCACTTTGGTTGCGCCTTTTGCCAAGTTGGCATCGGGCAAAGGCTATGATTTAGTTTGTCCTAAAGGCATGGAAAATCGGGCGAAATTTACTGCATTCTCGCGCTGGGTGAAAGATCACATCACTGTTACGTGA
- the pspC gene encoding envelope stress response membrane protein PspC: protein MQRHQTGGKLMTHRELYKDPVNGKLTGVCAGLANYFGLEVWLVRILVISAALLGGSFLVLLAYVAMSLMLEKQPDNFVQAMKSKQEHSLKSKPWQQGQNAKDLINTLERDFDSMEHKVRDMEAYVTSEAFKVNREFSKL from the coding sequence ATGCAGAGGCACCAAACTGGAGGCAAACTTATGACTCATAGAGAGCTGTATAAAGATCCGGTTAACGGCAAGCTCACTGGTGTTTGTGCAGGACTTGCTAATTACTTTGGACTCGAGGTGTGGCTGGTCAGAATCTTGGTGATTTCAGCGGCACTCTTGGGTGGTAGTTTCCTTGTCCTACTCGCCTATGTGGCAATGAGTTTGATGCTGGAAAAGCAGCCAGACAATTTTGTTCAGGCGATGAAGTCCAAGCAGGAACATTCGCTAAAGAGTAAACCTTGGCAGCAAGGACAGAATGCTAAGGATCTCATTAATACGTTGGAACGTGACTTTGACTCAATGGAGCATAAAGTGCGAGACATGGAAGCGTATGTCACATCCGAAGCGTTTAAGGTCAATCGCGAGTTCAGTAAGTTGTAA
- the pspA gene encoding phage shock protein PspA produces MGIFSRFADIVNSNVSALLDKAEDPEKMIRLIIQEMEDTLVEVRTNSAKAIADKKELARKVTAIEEQIAEWAQKATLALTKQREDLARAALIEKQKLENVVKGLHDEQTLVEETIDKLTNEIAKLESKITETRAKQQALVIRSEAASNRRDVQKHLHTSRTHEAMAKFEQYSRKIDELEAEADLYSKTGNAKSLDQEFAELQAQDEIDQELAKLKEQMNKDK; encoded by the coding sequence ATGGGTATTTTTTCTCGTTTTGCCGATATCGTAAATTCAAATGTTAGTGCCTTGCTTGATAAAGCGGAAGATCCAGAAAAGATGATTCGTCTCATCATTCAGGAAATGGAAGATACGCTAGTGGAAGTACGTACTAACTCCGCAAAAGCGATTGCCGACAAAAAAGAGTTAGCGCGCAAGGTCACGGCCATTGAAGAACAAATTGCTGAATGGGCACAGAAAGCGACATTAGCACTCACAAAACAACGTGAAGACCTAGCAAGAGCAGCGCTCATTGAAAAGCAAAAGCTTGAAAACGTTGTGAAAGGCTTGCACGATGAGCAAACCTTGGTCGAAGAAACCATTGACAAACTGACGAACGAGATTGCTAAGCTAGAATCTAAAATCACAGAAACTCGTGCTAAGCAGCAAGCTCTCGTGATTCGCTCGGAAGCAGCCAGTAACCGTCGCGATGTGCAAAAACATCTACACACGAGCCGCACCCACGAAGCGATGGCTAAGTTTGAGCAGTACTCGCGTAAAATCGATGAACTTGAAGCGGAAGCTGATCTGTATTCGAAGACGGGGAACGCTAAGTCACTCGATCAAGAGTTCGCAGAGCTGCAGGCTCAAGATGAAATAGATCAAGAGCTCGCCAAACTTAAAGAGCAGATGAACAAAGACAAATAA
- a CDS encoding oligopeptide/dipeptide ABC transporter ATP-binding protein — protein MPVLDIRHLTIEIETPQGLVKAVDRMSFTINEGEIRGLVGESGSGKSLVAKAIVGVTKDNWKVTADRMRLGNIDLLQLTPRERRRVIARDVAMIFQEPTTCLDPSEQVGKQLIESIPARSFEGKWWERFKWRKKQAIALLHKVGIKEHTRVMHSYPYELTDGECQKIMIAMAIAAKPKLLLADEPTNDLDPITQSQILRLLSRMNQLNNTTIVLIGHDLTTITQWATRITVMYCGQSVESADTAKILAKPKHPYTVALLKAMPDFGEWIPHKEKLQSLPGSIPPLQHLPIGCRLGPRCPYAQRQCVEIPEAKRIKNHKFSCHFPLNTEKKA, from the coding sequence ATGCCAGTATTAGACATTCGACATCTCACTATCGAAATCGAAACCCCGCAGGGGTTAGTGAAAGCCGTCGATCGCATGAGCTTCACCATTAACGAAGGTGAAATCCGCGGTCTTGTGGGTGAATCGGGTTCAGGTAAGAGCTTGGTAGCTAAAGCGATTGTTGGTGTAACCAAAGATAACTGGAAGGTCACAGCCGACCGCATGCGCCTTGGCAATATTGACCTGCTTCAGTTAACACCGCGAGAGCGGAGGCGAGTGATTGCTCGTGACGTTGCGATGATTTTCCAAGAGCCTACGACCTGTCTCGACCCTTCTGAGCAAGTCGGGAAACAGCTTATCGAGTCTATTCCGGCTCGCTCATTTGAAGGCAAATGGTGGGAGCGATTTAAGTGGCGTAAAAAGCAAGCTATTGCCCTACTGCATAAAGTGGGTATTAAAGAGCACACCCGCGTGATGCACAGCTACCCATACGAGCTCACCGATGGTGAATGCCAAAAGATCATGATTGCGATGGCCATTGCAGCTAAGCCAAAACTGCTGCTTGCCGATGAACCAACCAATGACTTGGATCCCATTACTCAGTCGCAGATCTTACGTTTATTGAGTCGTATGAATCAGCTCAACAACACTACCATAGTGTTGATTGGCCACGATTTAACGACCATCACCCAATGGGCGACGCGCATTACGGTGATGTATTGTGGTCAGTCGGTAGAGTCGGCTGACACCGCAAAAATTTTGGCAAAACCAAAGCATCCATATACCGTTGCGCTTCTAAAAGCGATGCCTGATTTTGGAGAATGGATACCGCATAAAGAGAAGCTTCAATCGCTTCCTGGCTCTATCCCCCCACTTCAGCACCTGCCTATTGGCTGTCGATTGGGTCCGCGTTGCCCATATGCGCAAAGGCAGTGCGTAGAAATACCTGAAGCTAAACGAATTAAGAACCATAAGTTCAGTTGTCACTTCCCGCTGAACACGGAGAAAAAAGCATGA
- a CDS encoding carbohydrate deacetylase — protein sequence MKLILNADDFGLTESVNLAIVDCIKAGVVKSTTVMMNQPGTAHAAALNAQGLIPDVGLHFTLTSGKPIAEPSLIPSLVDASGCFYDRATLFNKPDICPKEVVIELKAQYQAALDAGFEINHIDSHHFAGAFRALKIGFTEGINEIGLPARRIDNVVLGQEMLRSATPDAFGMGFYAEGATLEHLKAMLTAYKHKMPTGVVELMCHPATEVTEELCAVSGYRQQRVDEWEILTSRTLKEWLETNQIQCIGFNDIASND from the coding sequence ATGAAACTCATCCTCAATGCCGATGACTTTGGGCTCACTGAAAGCGTAAATTTGGCGATTGTTGATTGCATTAAAGCGGGTGTCGTGAAATCGACCACGGTGATGATGAATCAACCCGGCACGGCCCATGCCGCTGCGCTGAATGCGCAAGGGCTGATTCCTGATGTTGGATTGCATTTCACTCTAACAAGTGGCAAACCGATTGCAGAGCCGAGTCTGATACCAAGTTTAGTGGATGCGTCAGGCTGCTTTTATGACAGAGCAACTTTGTTCAATAAACCAGATATTTGTCCAAAGGAAGTGGTTATCGAGCTTAAAGCACAGTACCAAGCGGCATTGGATGCAGGTTTCGAGATTAACCATATTGATAGTCACCATTTTGCAGGCGCATTTCGTGCTTTAAAAATTGGCTTTACTGAGGGAATCAATGAGATAGGCCTTCCAGCAAGACGTATTGACAATGTGGTGCTCGGTCAAGAGATGCTACGAAGCGCAACTCCCGATGCGTTCGGTATGGGCTTTTATGCAGAAGGTGCAACCCTTGAACATCTAAAAGCCATGTTGACAGCTTATAAGCACAAAATGCCAACCGGAGTCGTAGAGTTGATGTGCCACCCGGCAACGGAAGTGACGGAAGAGCTTTGTGCGGTATCTGGTTATAGGCAGCAACGTGTTGATGAGTGGGAGATTCTAACCAGCAGAACACTAAAAGAGTGGCTCGAAACGAATCAAATACAATGCATTGGCTTTAACGATATTGCTTCTAACGACTGA
- the sapC gene encoding putrescine export ABC transporter permease SapC produces the protein MLSDNVYQEERIPTQLERFWRSYRSNSLSMFGLWCLVFIILITLLSPFITPYDPMAQSSNLLVPPSWDPKGTVDFFFGTDDLGRDILSRIIDGSRLSFGAAVIITVIATLVGCLIGILAGMTRGLLSSTLNHLLDTVMSIPSLLLAIIFVAFLGPGEFNIMLAICLALIPRFIRSIYMAVHTEVEKDYIMAARLDGANEFYLLWNSILPNLLTVIAAEVTFALSIAILDITALGFLGLGAQAPSSEWGAVLGDAAELLYLAPWTVILPGLAILCTVVVVNIVGEGIRSALSAGIE, from the coding sequence ATGCTGTCAGATAACGTTTATCAGGAAGAGCGCATTCCTACTCAGCTTGAGCGCTTTTGGCGCAGCTACCGCTCAAACAGCTTATCGATGTTTGGTCTGTGGTGTTTGGTTTTTATCATCCTTATCACCCTACTATCGCCATTCATTACTCCTTATGATCCAATGGCACAGAGCTCGAACCTACTAGTGCCACCATCATGGGATCCAAAAGGCACGGTAGATTTTTTCTTCGGCACCGATGATTTAGGCCGTGATATTTTGTCTCGCATCATCGACGGCTCACGCTTGTCATTTGGCGCAGCGGTGATCATAACAGTGATCGCAACGTTGGTCGGTTGCTTAATTGGTATCTTGGCTGGTATGACGCGCGGGCTACTATCGAGCACACTCAACCACCTGCTTGACACTGTCATGTCCATCCCATCGCTGCTGTTGGCAATCATCTTCGTTGCCTTCTTAGGCCCTGGTGAGTTCAATATTATGCTGGCGATTTGTCTCGCATTGATCCCACGGTTTATTCGTTCCATTTACATGGCTGTCCATACCGAAGTAGAAAAAGACTACATTATGGCCGCTAGACTTGATGGCGCTAACGAGTTTTACCTACTGTGGAACTCCATTCTTCCAAACCTATTAACTGTGATTGCAGCTGAGGTTACTTTCGCTTTGTCTATCGCTATTCTTGATATCACTGCCTTAGGCTTTTTAGGCCTTGGTGCCCAAGCGCCAAGCAGTGAATGGGGTGCTGTACTCGGTGATGCAGCCGAGCTACTTTACCTTGCACCATGGACCGTTATTCTGCCAGGTCTTGCGATTCTGTGTACGGTTGTTGTGGTGAACATTGTGGGTGAAGGCATCCGAAGTGCATTGAGTGCGGGGATCGAATAA
- the pspF gene encoding phage shock protein operon transcriptional activator, giving the protein MAQNLIGESPAFLAVLDKVSRLAPIDRPVLVIGERGTGKELIAQRLHYLSRRWDQPLVSLNCSTLSEGLIDSELFGHESGAFTGAKGRHQGRFERAENGTLFLDELATTPLSVQEKLLRVIEYGQYERVGGAKALEANVRLVCATNEDLPALAEKGKFRADLLDRLAFDVIHLPPLRHRQEDIPLLAEFYAIKMCRELGLPFFVGFTEQAWQSIYDYHWPGNVRELKNVVERAVYQQGTTEAPIESLIFNPFENQFSQPSPIARRDLADNNTNGDSASSEDSDAAAPSSDYHFPLNFKSWQDEQNIKLINEALKQAQYNQRGAAKLLSLSYDQLRGLVRKYKLV; this is encoded by the coding sequence ATGGCGCAAAACTTAATTGGTGAATCCCCCGCGTTTTTAGCGGTGCTCGATAAGGTCTCAAGGCTTGCTCCTATCGACAGGCCCGTACTGGTGATTGGTGAGCGTGGTACAGGTAAAGAGCTTATCGCACAGCGACTTCACTATCTGTCGAGGCGTTGGGATCAACCTTTAGTCTCATTGAACTGCTCTACTCTCAGTGAAGGACTCATTGACTCAGAGCTGTTTGGCCATGAATCCGGTGCCTTTACTGGCGCCAAAGGACGTCACCAAGGCCGCTTCGAACGCGCCGAAAACGGCACATTATTCTTAGATGAACTCGCTACTACGCCGCTTTCTGTTCAAGAAAAGCTGCTTCGCGTAATTGAATATGGTCAGTACGAAAGAGTTGGCGGAGCCAAGGCACTGGAGGCGAACGTTCGATTGGTCTGCGCAACTAATGAAGATTTACCAGCACTCGCCGAAAAAGGAAAGTTTCGCGCCGATCTCCTCGATCGTCTCGCCTTTGATGTTATTCATCTTCCGCCTTTAAGGCACAGACAAGAAGACATTCCCCTGTTGGCCGAATTTTACGCGATTAAAATGTGCCGCGAGCTAGGGTTACCCTTTTTCGTAGGCTTCACCGAACAAGCTTGGCAAAGCATCTATGACTATCATTGGCCTGGCAACGTGCGAGAGCTGAAAAACGTGGTTGAGCGTGCTGTGTATCAGCAAGGCACCACTGAAGCGCCTATTGAATCTCTGATATTCAACCCTTTTGAAAATCAGTTTAGTCAACCGAGTCCTATAGCAAGAAGAGATCTGGCGGATAACAATACAAACGGTGATAGCGCCTCGTCAGAGGATTCCGATGCAGCCGCACCATCATCGGACTACCACTTTCCATTAAACTTTAAGTCTTGGCAAGATGAGCAGAATATTAAGCTGATAAATGAAGCGCTTAAACAAGCTCAATACAATCAACGTGGTGCAGCCAAACTGCTAAGCTTGAGTTATGACCAGCTAAGAGGCTTAGTGCGAAAGTATAAACTGGTTTGA
- a CDS encoding ABC transporter permease: MFWYSIRRLNLFVITLLILTFVGYSLVRLEPTSQWASAPMLEGWFEYLSRLLQLDFGLTKAGVPITQELASVLPATLELCFAAFTISVFIGIPAGTIAGMRKGKWLDNVISFSSMVGYAAPLFWIALLMIMYFSLNYQWFPVAGRYDLLYEIDHVTGFALIDAILSDGPYRKEALQSVIEHMILPCLVLALSPTMQVIRMMRTSVTEVMAQNYIRAARIRGLSNYEIVIEHVLRNAIPPIIPKLGVQLSSMITLAIMTESIFNWPGVGRWLLDALSNQDYASIQAGVLVVATIVLAASIVSDLIGAMINPLVRKEWYAVR, translated from the coding sequence ATGTTCTGGTACTCAATACGTCGCCTTAACCTATTTGTCATCACGCTGTTGATTCTCACCTTTGTGGGATACAGTTTGGTGAGACTTGAACCGACTTCGCAATGGGCATCTGCACCTATGCTTGAGGGTTGGTTCGAATACCTTAGCAGATTGCTTCAACTCGATTTTGGTCTGACGAAAGCCGGTGTGCCAATCACCCAAGAACTCGCCTCCGTGCTACCTGCAACATTAGAGCTATGTTTTGCGGCGTTTACTATTTCGGTATTTATTGGCATTCCTGCGGGTACCATCGCCGGAATGCGCAAAGGCAAGTGGCTTGATAACGTGATCTCATTTTCCTCTATGGTCGGCTATGCCGCGCCACTATTTTGGATCGCGCTATTGATGATCATGTATTTCTCGCTCAATTATCAATGGTTCCCAGTGGCCGGGCGCTATGACCTACTTTATGAAATTGATCATGTGACTGGTTTTGCACTTATTGACGCGATCCTATCGGATGGCCCGTACCGCAAAGAAGCACTTCAAAGCGTTATAGAACATATGATCCTACCTTGTTTGGTCTTGGCATTGTCACCAACGATGCAGGTTATTCGTATGATGAGAACCTCCGTAACCGAAGTTATGGCACAAAACTACATTCGTGCGGCGCGTATTCGTGGTCTATCCAACTACGAAATCGTCATTGAACACGTGCTGCGCAATGCGATTCCGCCAATTATCCCTAAACTGGGCGTGCAGCTTTCAAGTATGATCACCTTGGCTATCATGACCGAGTCTATCTTTAACTGGCCGGGCGTTGGTCGTTGGCTGTTAGATGCACTATCAAACCAAGACTACGCGTCAATTCAAGCTGGCGTTCTAGTGGTGGCGACGATTGTATTGGCGGCGAGTATCGTCTCTGATCTTATCGGCGCGATGATCAACCCGTTAGTAAGGAAGGAATGGTATGCTGTCAGATAA
- a CDS encoding 6-phospho-beta-glucosidase, translated as MTEMKKLKVVVIGGGSSYTPELVEGLLARHHELPVSQLWLVDIDAGMEKAKVIADLTKRMIAKTGCNIEVFLTTDRKQALMDADFVCSQFRAGRIEARLRDERIALKYRVIGQETNGLGGFSNACRTIPIALEIAKEMEALCPNAWLLNFTNPSGMVTEALTKYSTIKTVGLCNVPVNMERGAAEMLGVPRDEITMQIAGLNHLVWARKVLHNGQERSREVLEQLVAGNDRMTPKNIPPFRWDEGLLKSLDMVPCAYLRYYYQSRDFLDKEFAASSNKSNRADLVAKVEAELLEIYKDPTLDTKPQLLEERGGAYYSEAACELMNSIYNNKRSIMHVNTRNNGAIQGLPDDCAVEVSSLITSSEIIPLNVEPFETGTLRLIQLMKEFETLTVEAAISGDINLAKRALMLNPIVDSGAHIDEALQETIRENLDFMPKFAHALNQ; from the coding sequence ATGACTGAGATGAAAAAACTGAAAGTGGTTGTGATTGGTGGTGGTTCTAGTTACACACCGGAATTGGTAGAGGGCTTGTTGGCAAGACATCACGAGCTGCCTGTTTCCCAACTTTGGCTGGTGGATATTGATGCGGGAATGGAAAAAGCCAAAGTGATTGCGGATCTCACTAAGCGTATGATCGCTAAAACAGGCTGTAACATAGAGGTCTTCCTTACTACTGATCGCAAACAAGCTTTGATGGACGCTGACTTTGTTTGCTCTCAGTTTCGAGCAGGGCGTATTGAAGCGCGGTTACGTGACGAAAGAATTGCACTTAAATATCGCGTAATTGGCCAAGAAACCAATGGCCTAGGTGGGTTCTCCAATGCGTGTCGTACCATCCCAATCGCATTAGAGATTGCCAAAGAAATGGAAGCGCTGTGTCCAAATGCATGGCTGCTCAATTTTACTAATCCATCGGGTATGGTAACGGAAGCGCTGACAAAATACTCCACCATCAAAACAGTGGGTCTATGTAACGTACCCGTCAACATGGAGCGAGGCGCAGCGGAAATGTTGGGTGTACCTCGCGATGAAATTACTATGCAAATTGCGGGTTTGAATCACTTGGTGTGGGCGAGAAAAGTGCTGCATAACGGGCAAGAGCGCAGTCGTGAAGTGCTTGAGCAGTTGGTTGCCGGTAATGACCGTATGACACCTAAGAACATCCCACCATTTCGTTGGGACGAAGGATTACTGAAAAGCTTAGACATGGTGCCTTGCGCGTATCTTCGCTACTACTACCAATCAAGAGACTTTTTAGACAAAGAGTTTGCCGCATCGTCAAATAAGAGTAACCGTGCGGATTTGGTTGCAAAAGTAGAAGCCGAACTGCTTGAAATCTATAAAGACCCAACATTGGATACTAAGCCACAACTCCTTGAGGAGCGAGGTGGAGCTTATTACTCAGAAGCGGCTTGTGAGCTTATGAATAGTATCTACAACAACAAGCGCTCAATCATGCACGTTAACACTCGTAACAACGGAGCGATTCAAGGCCTTCCGGATGACTGCGCGGTAGAGGTGAGCTCGCTCATCACTAGCAGTGAAATTATTCCTCTCAATGTTGAGCCTTTTGAAACAGGCACGCTAAGACTCATCCAGTTGATGAAAGAGTTTGAGACTCTGACGGTTGAAGCGGCAATCAGCGGTGATATTAATCTCGCAAAACGAGCGCTAATGCTTAATCCAATAGTGGATAGTGGTGCGCATATTGATGAAGCTTTGCAAGAAACCATTCGTGAGAACCTAGACTTCATGCCAAAATTTGCTCACGCATTGAATCAATAA